The sequence AGAAGCTCTTCCGGATGGGGGAGTTCTTCGACAAAGTCATCCTGATCACCCATCTCGCCGAAGTCGCCGACAAGTTCCCGGGCCGGATCCGCGTGACGATGTCCCCCAGCCAGGAGTCGCGGGTGGAAGTCCTCGCATGAGCCCTTTGATCAGGCAGGTGGAGACCGGAAGCACTAGGAGTGGGACAGAGGCTAAAGACAGGTTCACTCGAAGCGGCGTCACAATCCAGGGAGAAGATCCGCGCTCGACCAGAGTCGATTCAATCCCCTGCCTGGCTTGCCTTCATAGGCCACAATCTACTCTCGCCCCACTCTCAACGCACGGGTGTGCCATGAGGATGTCAAAGATGCGCGCCGCGTAGCTCAGCGAGGGCCACCAGGACAACGACAACCGAAACTGCGGCCATGATGGAAAACGGAGTGAGACTGAGACTGTCGTAAGTGGCGACCCCTGCAACTAGGAAGAACGCGTAACCAACGAGCACTAACGCCGACAGGCGTTTTCGCCTGATTTCTTCTTCAACGCCTCGGGGACTGGCCACGTGAGAGCTACCGATGTCCTTTCCATTCTCCCGTGAGAAGAGAACGAAGCCTGCTTGAATAAGCTGGGCACAGCTGATCGCCACGAACCAGCTGAGGAAGAGCGTCGTCTTCACTGCACTGGTGAGGTCCGGGCCACGCCCTGCCTGGGGAGCGACGAGCACCCAACCCACGAAGGCAATCCCGAGAACGACGCTGACCACCAAGAGTCTCTTGACCAGCACGGCAGTTTCGCTCCACACCTGCTCTTCGACAAACGGATGACCTTTTTCGCCCCCGGCATAATCGGCTTGCGTTGACGGTATTTGAAGCGTGGGGGAAGGACCGCGTTGGACGGAGAACGCGAGCCAGCGACCACGAAGGGATCTCCTGGCCCCGACTTGGACCCACAGCGTGATCTTGCGCGTGCGTTCGAGCGCGAACGTGCCGAGTATCAACCCTCCTATCTGCCCCCACATCAACCAAAATAACTCCTCTTCCGACGTCAAGGCGTATCCTTCAGCAGCGAATCGGACTGCAATCCCAGTGCCGAGGACCATTATTACCAGCCGCACGCCCATGCTCGGTTTCAGTTGAAAGACTCCGGCGGAGCGACACCGGACTTCGATCTGTGCGGCGTTAAAGTAGGCGAAAAGACCGGCGCCAAGCACCGAGGTCGACAGAACGGACACCGAGCCAACGAAACCGAACGTCCAATGTGAGAGCCGTACGACAATGAGAATCCAGAAGCCGAGAGAGACCAGACCCGCTCCCAGAACACCCCCGGCGAACTCAGACAAGGCCCGGCGCTCTCGGACGGGCGGACGTTCAAGAGTTGGCCCGGCTCCCTTCGTGGTATCTCTTCGGTGCCGGTGCTCGACCTGGCCTATCATTGATTGGACTTCCATACCTGTTCGCATTCCCGCGCCATGATTCCTCGGTGAGCATCCTAGCGAACGCGTGTGGAGCACAGCTTGATGTCAATCGCGAGTTCCGCAAGCAAACACAATCCGCAACCTGCCAAAAGACGCTTGTCTTTGGTGGAAACAGCCCCCGCGCATGCCGCCGTGCACAAGTTGCAGAGTCCCGGGGGAGTCCTCTCAAGGCATAGAAGGGTCAAGCCGAGGAAGAGTTCTGAAGCTGCTGGAACAGCGATGCCCAGTACAAATAGCAGGCACGCACAGTTCTGGCCAAATTTGCTCCTGACGCAGTCCCAGTTCGTCGTGTAGATTGGGGAGTACCAAACCGGATCGAAACCCACTCCGCCGCTCACGTAGCTGTCGCTCCCTCCCCCGTCGAAGAGGCGACTCGGCAGCCGTCCGCTCGGGTCGATCCGATTGGCCGGGTTGTTGCCGACGTACGCGTAGCGGTTGTAGCCGCCGCAGAGCCCTGCCGAATCGGACGACGTGAACCGACCCGCCGAAGGATCGTAGTACCGGGTGCGGTAGTACATCAGGGCGGCTTCGTTTTCCCGCGACGTGAAGCCGTACGTGTTCGAGGCGCCGCATCCGCTTGACGACTTCATGTCCCCTCCTGCTGGTCGCGCAATCGCTGTCGTCGTGTAAGCCTGAGGCCCAGAATCACGAATGAAAGTACGATACTGGCATTTGCAATCCACACTAACCCAACACTAAGGTGGAGGACATTCATTGTGGACACATACATGCCGGTCAAGAGGCCGTACATAAGCAAAGTCAGCGCCGAGAGCTTTTCGCGGTAAGACTTCTCCGCCCGAGACTCTGGCCCGACAGCCTCAATCCCGTAACTACTCTCGGTTGTGCCGAATATCTTGTCCAAAACGCCCCACGAAATAAGACCCGCGAGGTTCGTCAAGGCAAATTCAATCAAGAACAGGATCGGACCGATTCCGGACCAGATGTTAGAGGGTTCTACCGACCCGGGGATGTAGAGGACCCAAGCGACGAACGGGATCCACAACAGGATAATTGCCAAAAGGAGCTGCTCAACGAGCGACCTCCCTCGTTTCTTCATCTACGAACCCTCATTCGTTCCTCTGGGAATTCCGGTCATATCGCCCCACCTCGCGGTTCGCAATCGTTTGCCCTGAAGGCCGAGGTGCTTCTCGAGCCCGTACGGCGTCGCGGGCTTCCCGTCTTTCCAAGTGTAGTGGAGCTTCCTCAGCACTTCGGCGATGATCTCAACCTTTAATCGGCGGCGGTCGGAGGATTCCCCCATATTCCAAC is a genomic window of Thermoplasmata archaeon containing:
- a CDS encoding RHS repeat-associated core domain-containing protein, which translates into the protein MKSSSGCGASNTYGFTSRENEAALMYYRTRYYDPSAGRFTSSDSAGLCGGYNRYAYVGNNPANRIDPSGRLPSRLFDGGGSDSYVSGGVGFDPVWYSPIYTTNWDCVRSKFGQNCACLLFVLGIAVPAASELFLGLTLLCLERTPPGLCNLCTAACAGAVSTKDKRLLAGCGLCLLAELAIDIKLCSTRVR